The Numenius arquata chromosome 17, bNumArq3.hap1.1, whole genome shotgun sequence genome segment GATTGTGAAAGGAGATAAAAAGGTGAAATCATGTCCTAAAGATGGCATTAAATCTGGAGAAGCTTATAGTACCCCAAACTTCTTTATTACAAGTTTGATGCTTTTACTATGAATTTTCAATTGATAATGTCCAGCCCTGAGCACATCACTATCTCACTGACTTGAGGGCACTTTCAGGCAATAAAAATCTTTTTACTGTCTCTTACAAGAGATTGAATTATGTCCCAAGAAGGGGAAGTGTTCTAAAGATCTCGGTGATGACAACAGAAATCCAGTCCACACAAAGCAActacaagcagagaaaaaaacctgtcaacCTTTCCACATATTTCTGGTGACGGACTTATGGTCAGCAGCATGATTTAATTGCATCCTTATAGGCTGCAACTTtggttttcacattttaaataacCACAGTACATGTGTGCAATTTGTATTGTTGCGTTTAAACTCCCTCTAGTGGATTGGTTTAAAAATGACCTCTTCTACCAATGCGCTCACAgagcttaaaaaagcaaaacgGGTCCAAACTACAAATAccagcagctctcagcacagCTGAGGACCCAAGGCACACCTCTCCATTTTATTCTAGCAAATATTTCTaaagatttttacttttcaaGTATAGCTATAAAAACCTATGGGAAACAAAGCATTTTGAAACATTATATctggatttgctttttatttttggctgccttttttttttttttttttttaatttggtgggTGGCCCTTTCTACCTCATAGCAGAGTGACAGTGAAAGAAGGACCCAAACCTTTAATCTTGTTTCGCAGTGGATTTAGcagaaagcagctgcagcagcctggaaatTACCAtggaaaaaatcctgaaaacagaactgaaaacttCTGTTCTGAAGGCGTTTGGAAGCTCGGGAGGAGGATACATTAGCCAAGGCCAAGGTTATGAAACAGACAGTGGACGAGTATTTGTTAAAATCAACCACAAACCTCAGGTTAATGCTACAGATATTTAACTACTAATATTGTTGCATGTAgagagctttttattttaaaagcacctGATTGCTAGTAGAGTTCTGCTTTTTCAGGCTGACTTATAattattgctgttttcttttaaaggctgTAGTCTGTATTATATCAAGTATTAATGCAGCAGGTTTGGTTAATGCAAAATGAAGTGTAATGCAATGTGATAACCCTCAACAACGGGAACTGGCATTGCAATATGTAAAATGGAGGCTAAGAACAGAGCTGTTGTTGTAGTACTTGGAGTTTGGAAAAGCCTAAAGCTAAATTTGCAttcactgcatttcttttcatGGGTCAGTTGGGAGGACAGAATAGTGGGAGGGAGCAAACAAGAGTGCCAGTGCTAAAATTAATGTATTCTTTTTAAAGCTACTGAGGTTTCAAACTTTCTCATTGCTTTTCTATTTCTAGCAGTAagatttttgcagtttttcaggttaAGCTCTTGGCTTTTCTATCACTAAATGGATACTCAATTGCTTTTTGTAACAGCACAGTGCATCAGAAATTTGCTGTATCAATATCAAACCCATCCTAAATCTGCTGTTAAGAACAGCATCTTTACTTCAGAACTGCAGAGTACAGGCTTAATATTTGTACTGTCGTCTCCATCTGGTGGCCATTGACCTGCATGGAAAGGAGCACCAGTTTAAGGATTCAATCTTTTACTTTGGTTAGCAGTGGTTATCTGTGGTTTTGAAGGTGGAGGTCTTGGCTATTATCCTCAGAGGTACTGTTATGTCTGAGTAGTTTGGTATCTCCATAAGCAGCTGGAAATCATGGGGAAATGTGACATATCCTACTACCCTGGAacgaatttggggaaaaaaacaagttagAATTAAGGTATTCAAGTTTCCCTGTGTGGACTGAAACCTTGCTGCAGCTACATTCTTTTATCAAGATGAATTAACTCCTTGTAACTTCGTAAACAAGGCTATTTTTTCCAACATGCTTGCTGCAGACATCCATAATTCAGCCCAAGGCTATTCTTATTCCCTGACAGGCTAGAAAAATGTTTGAAGGGGAAATGGCAAGTTTGGAAGCTATTCAGAAAACCAATATTGTGAGAGTGCCTCACCCTATTAAAGTAATTGACCTGCCTGGAGGAGGAGCAATGTTTGTCATGGAGTACCTAAAGATGAAGCACCTCAGCAAGTATGTCTGTacatctctctttctttttactATGTTTTGGGGTATATTTTCTTATATCTTACAGTCAGTCAGCAAACTTCACATGAAAAATCTCCATTCTTTCAGAGCGAGAACTTTGATCTGTCAagatctgtgtttgtgtgtgtatgtgcacatattaaaaaaaatacatatacctatctttatatgtgtgtgtggatACACTCCTTCCCCATATTTTGCCCTTCCCTGACCTATCTGCAGTAGAAATGGCATCCTGTCTCTAGCCTAGAGCTTTGTATGCTGGTCCACATGTACTGAGATGCTTCTAAAGTGAATGTGAGAATGACTGAGTTTTGCCCCTCTTTTCCCTCATGAGATTTTTTATTTGAGTTCTTTTTCCCCACCTATCAGTTTTCTTTAAGCGTATTGGCTTCTAACGTCTCTGAAACCTCTGGGTCTCTAAGTATAATCTGCAAGTATGATTGAAGCCAGTCAACAAGCTCAAAGGCACTAGGGTGAGGAAGAACTCAATGCATAGATAACATGAAGTTCTGTTTTGTCCATTAACCAACCCGAATGTGGAATTCAGGAGTCACAGGCTCCTCAACATAGGCTTTCAGGAGTTACCTGCTTCGTTTCGGGCCTCTACAGGAACATAGTAATGCCTCTGGCTCTTCTGGCAGTTGTTTGTTCAACCTGCCTATTTTTATTGGGAGAATAATGGCAATTCCGCAGCCTCCCCAAACACTCCATTCCAATACATCTCACTGTTCCtgggaaagattttcttttaactgttttttaGTTGTCTGTCATCTGCGTTAAGCGACCTCAACTCAATCCTTGCTTATGGCTTCTTTTTAGACTTACCACTCTTATTGCTGTTCAGCTGATCTCAAAGTATGAGGCCCAAAAGTCAATACCATGTTCTGTTCTCTGCTTATTAATGTGGAGCTGATAAGGAGGGTTGGTTGATCCTCCTGCACTCTATGCTCCTGTCTTCACAGCCTTGTGTTCTGTTTACCTTTCTTGCAAGAGCATTGACTTATGTTCATTTTATTAACTGTTACAACCTCTTTCCTCGGAGTTTTTGTCTGATCATTTGCTCCCTGTTATGTACTTGTGAAGTTGATTAAGGTTCTATATTTGACAAAAATATACTTGGTCATAtttaattgagatttttttcccccctgtaatatttcatttacttgtcttgtttcagttttgttttgttttttgatccTACAGATATTCTTCAAAGCTTGGAGAGCAGATGGCAGATCTTCATCTTTACAACCAGAAACTTGGAGAGAAATTGAGAAAGGAGGGAAACACAATTGGTAGAGTATCGACATTGTGTACtaaaccaaaaatgaaataattctttgGCTGTGGTACTGGGGACACTGTTTCATGAGATACGTCCCTCCTGTCCCTATGCCACACTTCTCAAATGTACATTATATACACAGGAGCTATAATTACTATTACAATTTTTAAACATATCCTTTTAACCTTGACAAAaccaaatttttaattatttttaattcttcattttgtaTATACTTTGTTGTATAAAATTATGCAGATACTGAAATTTAGTAAGAAATACTGCTAGTATTTGATATAGCTTTCAACATTTCATAAGTCAAACTGAAAATGTGGATGAGTTGTCTTTTTCAGTGTCAGTTAAACCTTTCAGCCTCATGTACCATCAATCTCTTAAAATGTTCTTAATCTTACAGGCATACTCTTTTTGTTTACTGATGGCTCAGACAattaatttattacaaaatatgGCCCCAGTTAGTAAACACATAATTAAGTTCCCCTTTAAAGATGATGGGGTTTACATTTTTGAACTCAAATATGCAGCAAAATATACAACAATTGCTGCTCCTCAAAGACGACTGTAATTCAGCAGTGTAAGGTCATGATCTAGTTTTTGTTGACTTCAATGAAAACACCTTCCATCATTCTTTTGAAAGTGGATTaaggcataaataaataaaaaggaagctaTACAAGGAATTATTCTTCTTTTAGACTTAGTATTAAAATCTGAACTAGTCTGTGCCTATGTCTTTCCCATGACTTCAGGGATGGACTGGGTTTGACTTAGTGGTGGACATGCTACAATCCATTATTTTTGAGTGAAGGCCAAATTACTGGCAGGTCACAAATAATCTGTGAATCAAAAATAAGTCATGTTTAATGACAACATGCTCAAGTGTCAAACAGTTGAAACAGAATCTGTGATCTGGATCCTGTTCCTGAATGTCTTAACTCATTTATCCAAAGAAAAGTCACTAAATGGGACTATTTGTGCCTCTGTTTCAATTCAATATTTTCAAGTTTGAGAGGTCTTTCCATCTTTACAGAGGGTTGTGACCATGAAATAAGTGTAACTTattgcttaaaattattttgtatgcCTGTTCTCTGAAGTTCTGTGCTTGCAAACTTTGCTATGTAAAAAATCTCTGAGCTCccaataattattttgttttttaggtAAAGGAGCAGGTTGCTCTGAGTCTCAGTACGTGGATAAGTTTGGATTCCATACAGCCACTTGCTGTGGTTATATACCACAGGTACGTTCCGTGTCTGGGAAAGCTGACAGGGACACACATAGCTCTAGGAACTCCTTATACACGAGCTTCGTACATCTGCCTTCAGCTTTATGATCACAAGTTTGCTTTCACTGTTTCTCTCTGACCTGACAGTTCAGGGAATATGATGGCTTTTCAGCGTGCGTCGCTTTTTACAATGCATGCAGCAGGCAGACACAGTGGATGGAAGTATTTGAAACGATGGGGTAGTTCTTTAGCTCGgtgatacttaaaaaaataaatatcccttCACATACCTtgtattagttttgttttttctaaccCCCTACTAAATGGATCTCAAATGGCAAAATCCACTGCTTTTAGAGGGGCTCATCATGTAATACATCACATAAGATGTTGGAGAGGGCTCTGGGAGACCAGTCAGTCATTGCTGGCTCTGCACATGGTAGAATTTCATTCTACTATTAAACTGAATGAACTTTCACTATCTCAAGCCCTTTGCTAAGTACAACTTTGCACCAAATTAGAAATGCATTACCCAATAAAAATGAACCAATACTTTTGCATTTCCAGAAAGATTTTTGGAGTATAATATGGAACAACTGAAATGATCTCACCAGAGACTCTCCCTCtaaaatacattaagaaaatTTGAATGAATGAAAATAGCCAGAACCTCAACTTATATCTAATTTTAAAGACAACCCCACCTAAGCACGGAAGAGACCATCACTCCCGAAAGAACAATCAATAAAATGTCTAATAACAGTGTGCGTAGGTCATTGAC includes the following:
- the FN3K gene encoding fructosamine-3-kinase — its product is MEKILKTELKTSVLKAFGSSGGGYISQGQGYETDSGRVFVKINHKPQARKMFEGEMASLEAIQKTNIVRVPHPIKVIDLPGGGAMFVMEYLKMKHLSKYSSKLGEQMADLHLYNQKLGEKLRKEGNTIGKGAGCSESQYVDKFGFHTATCCGYIPQVNEWQSDWPSFFIRHRLQAQLDLIEKDYGDREARELWSQLKLKIPEMFCDVEIVPALLHGDLWAGNVAEDDSGPIIFDPASFYGHSEFELAIAGMFGGFSSCFFSAYHSKIPKAPGFDKRNKLYQLFNYINHWNHFGTGYRGSTLNMMRKLLK